GCAACAACAGGGCTGCACAATGAAAAAAACCCTTCTCACTCTCCTTGCCGTGGCTGCCATGTCGACGACGGCGCTCGCTGCCGATGTCAAGCCGGCGCTGGTTTACGGCACCGGCGGGAAGTTCGATAAGTCCTTCAACGAGGCGGCCTACAACGGCGCCGAGAAGTTCAAGGCCGAGACCGGCATTGCCTATCGCGACTTCGAGCCGACGGGCGACACCCAGGGCGAACAGGCCATCCGCAACTTTGCAAGCCGCGGTTTCAATCCGGTGGTAGCCGTTTCCTTCGCCTGGACCTCGGCCATCGAGAAGGTCGCAGCCGAATTCCCCGACACCAAGTTCATCATCGTCGACTCCGTCGTCGATAAACCGAACGTTCGCTCGGTGGTCTACAAGGAAGAAGAAGGCTCTTACCTCGTCGGCGTTCTCGCCGGCATGGCATCGAAGACCGGCAAGGTCGGCTTCGTCGGCGGCATGGACATTCCGCTGATCCGCAAGTTCGAATGTGGCTATGAACAGGGCGCACGCGCCGCCAAGGCCGATGTCGAAGTTTTCCAGAACATGACCGGCACCACGGGTGCAGCCTGGAATGACCCGGTTCGCGGCGGCGAACTCACCAAGAACCAGATCGATCAGGGCGCCGATGTCATCTACGCGGCAGCTGGTGCTACCGGTCTCGGCGTTCTGCAGACGGCCGCCGACAACAAGAAGCTTTCGATCGGCGTCGATTCCAACCAGAACCATCTGCATCCGGGCTCTGTTCTGACCTCGATGGTCAAGCGCGTCGATCTCGCCGTCTACAACGCCTATACCGACACTAAGAACGACAAGTTCACCGGTGGCGTCCAGGCGCTCGGCGTCAAGGAAGAGGGTGTCGGCGCAGCGATCGACGACAACAACAAGTCGTTGATCACGCCGGAAATGCAGGCGGCCGTCGACAAGGCCAAGGCCGATATCATCGCGGGGACCATCAAGGTTCACGATTACACCTCGGACAACGCTTGCCCGAAGTGATCCGCGCCCGGAAATGATCGACGATTGAGATCGGGCGTATGGCGGAGGGGATTTTCGCCATACGCCCTTTTCTTATTTGGAGCCTGCAGTGACAGATAAGCCCGCTATCGAGCTTGTCGGCATCGATAAGAAATTCGGTGCCGTCCATGCCAACAAGGACATCAACCTCACCGTCGCCAGGGGGACGATCCACGGCATCATCGGCGAAAACGGCGCCGGCAAATCGACGCTGATGTCGATCATCTACGGTTTCTACCATGCCGATAGCGGCGAGATCCGCGTCAACGGCAATCCCGTCACCATCCGCGACAGCCAGGCGGCGATCGCCACCGGCATCGGCATGGTGCACCAGCATTTCATGCTGGTCGACAATTTCACGGTGCTTGAGAACATCATGCTCGGCGCCGAAGGCGGCATGCTGCTGGCGAGAGGTGTTGCATCGGCCCGCGCCGAACTCAAGCGGCTGGAAACGGAATACGGTCTCGAGGTCGATCCGGATGCGCTGATCGAAGAGCTTCCGGTCGGCCTGCAGCAGCGCGTCGAAATCCTGAAAGCCATGTATCGCGGCGCCGAGATCCTGATCCTCGACGAACCCACCGGCGTGTTGACGCCGGCAGAGGCCGATCACCTCTTCCGCATCCTCAAGGTGCTGCGCGACCAGGGCAAGACGATCATCCTCATCACCCATAAGCTGCGCGAGATCATGGCGATCACCGATACCGTCTCGGTCATGCGCCGCGGCGAGATGGTCGCGACCCGCAAGACGGCGGAAACGACGGTGGAGGAGCTTGCCGAGCTGATGGTTGGTCGCCGCGTGCTGCTGCGCGTACAGAAAGGCGAGGCGAACCCCGGCGCCGCCGTGCTCTCCGTCCGCAACCTTTCGGTCAAGGACAATCGCGGCGTCACCATGGTCGACAATGTCTCCTTCGACGTGCGCGCCGGCGAGATCGTCGGCATTGCCGGGGTTGCCGGCAACGGCCAGTCCGAATTGCTGGAAGCGATTGCCGGCATCCGCAAGCCGACCTCCGGCGAAATCCTTCTCGACGGCCAGACGATCGACAAGGCCGATCCCGCCCGCCTGCGCGAACTCGGTCTCGCCCATATTCCCGAAGACCGCCACCACATGGGCTTGGTGCTGAAATTTGAGGAATACGAAAATTCCGTGCTCGGCTATCACCGGCGCCCGGGCTACAGCAAAGGTCCGCTACTTGATCTCGAAGCGATCCGCAAGGATGCGATGGAGATGATCGAGAAATACGATATCCGTCCGCCGAACCCGCGGCTGAAGACGGCGAATTTTTCCGGCGGCAACCAGCAGAAGATCGTCGTTGCCCGTGAGATCGAGCGCGATCCGAAGATGCTGATCATCGGCCAGCCGACCCGCGGCGTCGATATTGGCGCCATCGAATTCATCCACCGCCGGATCATCGAAATGCGTGACGCCGGCAAGGCGATCCTGCTCGTCTCCGTCGAACTCGATGAAGTCCGCTCCCTTTCAGACCGTATCCTTGTCATGTTTGCCGGCCATGTGGTCGGCGAGAAGACGCCCGATGCCGGTGAACAGACCCTCGGCCTGATGATGGCCGGCATTGCCGCGTGAGGCCTTTATGAGCACTGCTTCCGTTCCGCTACCACACTGGATCAACTACGGCCTGATTCCGCTTTTAAACCTCGTCGTCGCCTTCCTGATCTCCGGTTTTGTCGTCTGGCTGATCGGCGAAAGCCCGCTAGACGCGCTGTCGCTGCTGCTCGAGGGCGCGCTCGGCAACGGCGAAGGCATCGGCTTCACGCTCTACTATGCGACGAGCTTCATTTTTACTGGCCTCTCCGTCGCGGTGGCAATCCATGCCGGCCTCTTCAACATCGGCTCCGAAGGCCAGGCCTATGTCGGCGGTCTCGGCTGCGCGCTGGTGGCACTGGCGCTCGATCGTTACGTGCCCTGGTATGTGACGATGCCGATCGCCGTCATCGGCGCAGGTCTCTTTGGTGCGGCCTGGGCCTTCATCCCCGCTTTCCTCCAGGCAAAGCGCGGTAGCCACATCGTCATCACGACGATCATGTTCAACTATATCGCCGCCGCCCTCATGGTGTATCTGCTGGTGCACGTGCTGATCGTGCCGGGCAAGATGGCGCCTGAAACCCGCACCTTCCTTGAGGGAGGGCAGCTTCCAAAGCTTGGTTGGCTCATGACGACGTTCGGAGCCAAGCTGGGTGCTGCGCCGTTCAACGTCTCCTTTATCATCGCCCTTCTTGCCGCCTGGTTTGTCTGGGTCCTGATCTGGCGCACCAAGCTCGGCTTCGAGATGCGCACGCTGGGCGTCAGCCGAACGGCGGCCGACTATGCCGGCATCCCCTATGCCCGCACGGTCATTGTCGCCATGCTGCTCTCCGGCGCCCTTGCCGGCATGATGGCGCTGAACCCCGTCATGGGTTCGTCGGCCCGCCTGCAGGTGGAATTCGTCGGTGGTGCCGGCTTCGTCGGCATCGCCGTGTCGCTGATGGGCCGCAACCATCCGCTCGGCATCATCATGGCGGCGATCCTGTTCGGCATCCTCTACCAGGGTGGCGATTGGGTCTCCTTCGAAATGCCGAACATCACCCGCGAGATGATCCTTGTCATCCAGGGTCTGGTGATCCTCTTCGCCGGCGCGCTGGAATACATGTTCCGGCCGGCGATGGTGCGGCTCTACCAACAGTTCAAGCGCGGTTAAGGAGCGGGCGATGGATTATTATGACATCTTCATCAGCGTTCTGAGCTCGACCATCCGCCTGTCGATCCCGCTGATCTTCACCGCCCTTGCCGGTCTGTTTTCGGAACGCGCCGGCATCTTCGATATCGGCCTTGAGGGCAAGATGCTGGGCTCGGCCTTTGCTGCCGCCTGCATCGCCTATCTCACCGATTCGGCCTGGCTCGGGCTCGGTGCCGGCATCGTCTGTTCGGTGGCGCTCAGCCTGGTGCATGGCTTTGCCTCGATCACCAACCGCGGCAATCAGATCGTCTCGGGTGTGGCGATCAACTTCTTCATCGCCGGCATCACCATCGTGCTCGGTCAGGCCTGGTTCGGCCAAGGCGGGCGCACGCCGCAGCTGTCGCCGGATGCGCGTTTCGCACCGATCATCCTGCCGGGTGCCGATGCCGCCCGCGACATACCGATCTTCGGCCCGCTTTATGCCAATGTCATATCGGGCAACAATATTCTGACCTACCTCGCCTTTCTTGCCGTGCCGTTTTCCTGGTGGGTGCTTTACCGCACCCGCTTCGGCCTGCGGCTGCGCGCCGTCGGCGAAAACCCCGGTGCGGTGGATACGGCCGGCATCTCGGTCGCCTGGCTGCGCTACCGCGCCGTCATGTGCGCCGGCATCCTCTGCGGCTTTGCCGGCACCTATCTGGCAATCGCCCAGTCCGCCGCCTTCATCAAGGACATGTCGGCCGGCAAGGGCTACATCGCGCTCGCCGCCCTCGTCTTCGCCAAGTGGAAGCCGGTGCCGGTGATGTTTGCCTGCCTGCTCTTCGGCTTCCTCGATGCGCTGGCCAATTTCATGCAGGGCAAGCAGGTGCCGCTGATCGGC
This Rhizobium sp. NZLR1 DNA region includes the following protein-coding sequences:
- a CDS encoding BMP family ABC transporter substrate-binding protein, yielding MKKTLLTLLAVAAMSTTALAADVKPALVYGTGGKFDKSFNEAAYNGAEKFKAETGIAYRDFEPTGDTQGEQAIRNFASRGFNPVVAVSFAWTSAIEKVAAEFPDTKFIIVDSVVDKPNVRSVVYKEEEGSYLVGVLAGMASKTGKVGFVGGMDIPLIRKFECGYEQGARAAKADVEVFQNMTGTTGAAWNDPVRGGELTKNQIDQGADVIYAAAGATGLGVLQTAADNKKLSIGVDSNQNHLHPGSVLTSMVKRVDLAVYNAYTDTKNDKFTGGVQALGVKEEGVGAAIDDNNKSLITPEMQAAVDKAKADIIAGTIKVHDYTSDNACPK
- a CDS encoding ABC transporter ATP-binding protein, with protein sequence MTDKPAIELVGIDKKFGAVHANKDINLTVARGTIHGIIGENGAGKSTLMSIIYGFYHADSGEIRVNGNPVTIRDSQAAIATGIGMVHQHFMLVDNFTVLENIMLGAEGGMLLARGVASARAELKRLETEYGLEVDPDALIEELPVGLQQRVEILKAMYRGAEILILDEPTGVLTPAEADHLFRILKVLRDQGKTIILITHKLREIMAITDTVSVMRRGEMVATRKTAETTVEELAELMVGRRVLLRVQKGEANPGAAVLSVRNLSVKDNRGVTMVDNVSFDVRAGEIVGIAGVAGNGQSELLEAIAGIRKPTSGEILLDGQTIDKADPARLRELGLAHIPEDRHHMGLVLKFEEYENSVLGYHRRPGYSKGPLLDLEAIRKDAMEMIEKYDIRPPNPRLKTANFSGGNQQKIVVAREIERDPKMLIIGQPTRGVDIGAIEFIHRRIIEMRDAGKAILLVSVELDEVRSLSDRILVMFAGHVVGEKTPDAGEQTLGLMMAGIAA
- a CDS encoding ABC transporter permease, with amino-acid sequence MSTASVPLPHWINYGLIPLLNLVVAFLISGFVVWLIGESPLDALSLLLEGALGNGEGIGFTLYYATSFIFTGLSVAVAIHAGLFNIGSEGQAYVGGLGCALVALALDRYVPWYVTMPIAVIGAGLFGAAWAFIPAFLQAKRGSHIVITTIMFNYIAAALMVYLLVHVLIVPGKMAPETRTFLEGGQLPKLGWLMTTFGAKLGAAPFNVSFIIALLAAWFVWVLIWRTKLGFEMRTLGVSRTAADYAGIPYARTVIVAMLLSGALAGMMALNPVMGSSARLQVEFVGGAGFVGIAVSLMGRNHPLGIIMAAILFGILYQGGDWVSFEMPNITREMILVIQGLVILFAGALEYMFRPAMVRLYQQFKRG
- a CDS encoding ABC transporter permease translates to MDYYDIFISVLSSTIRLSIPLIFTALAGLFSERAGIFDIGLEGKMLGSAFAAACIAYLTDSAWLGLGAGIVCSVALSLVHGFASITNRGNQIVSGVAINFFIAGITIVLGQAWFGQGGRTPQLSPDARFAPIILPGADAARDIPIFGPLYANVISGNNILTYLAFLAVPFSWWVLYRTRFGLRLRAVGENPGAVDTAGISVAWLRYRAVMCAGILCGFAGTYLAIAQSAAFIKDMSAGKGYIALAALVFAKWKPVPVMFACLLFGFLDALANFMQGKQVPLIGEVPVQVFQALPYILTCVLLAGFIGVATPPKAGGVPYTKER